CTCTACGCCGTCTCGGTCACTTATCTGGCCCAACATTTCTTCCCCGGCGAGCATGCGCAGCTGATGGCGCTGCTGACCTTCGCCGTGTCCTTCATCTTCCGTCCCCTCGGCGGAATCGTCTGGGGCCCGATGGGCGATCGCCTCGGCCGCAAACGTGTTCTGGCGCTGACGATCCTGCTCATGGCCGGTTCCACCTTCTGCATCGCCCTTCTGCCCAGCTACGCCACCATCGGCGTTGCCGCTCCCATCATCCTCGTCCTGCTCCGCATCATCCAGGGCTTCTCCTCCGGCGGCGAGTACGGAGGTGCCGCCACCTTCATGGCCGAATACGCTCCGGACAATCGGCGCGGATTCTTCGGCAGCTTCCTCGAATTCGGCACTCTGGCAGGTATGGCCGCCGGTTCGCTGTTCGTCCTCCTCCTGCAGCTCGGCCTCGGGGAACAGACGATGACGGACTGGGCTTGGCGCATTCCGTTCATCTTCGCCGGTGTCCTCGGCGTCGTCGGCCTGTACCTGCGGTCTCGGCTCGACGAGTCCCCCGTCTATGAGGAACTCGATGACGGCGGCCAGGACAAGTCGGTCAAGGAGGTCTTCGCGACCCTTTTCGCGAACTACAAGAAGCAGCTGCTCGTCCTCGGCGGCATGGTCGTCGCGGTCAACGTGGTCAACTACACCTTGCTGTCGTACATGCCCACTTATCTGCAGGATCCCGTCGGCATGAGTCCGAACGCGTCACTGACCGTGATGTTCCTCGCCCAGGCGTTCATGATGATCCTGATCCCGTTCGGCGGGATGCTTTCCGACAAGGTCGGTCGCAAGCCGGTCTGGTATTTCTCCCTCATCAGCCTCTTCGTCGCAGCGATTCCGATGTTCATGCTCATGGCCAACGGCTTCGTGTGGGCGCTCATCGGACTGGCCGTCCTCGGCATCCTCTACATTCCGCAGATCTCAACGATTTCCGCGACGTTCCCTGCGATGTTCCCCGGACCTGTGCGCTTCGCCGGTTTCGCGATCTCGTACAACGTCTCGACTGCACTGTTCGGCGGAACTGCCCCATCGATCAGCGATGGACTCATCGGC
Above is a window of Brevibacterium siliguriense DNA encoding:
- a CDS encoding MFS transporter, producing MSIPNTSGSASPASPPEPDLKTVRKAVAASALGNATEWFDYGLYAVSVTYLAQHFFPGEHAQLMALLTFAVSFIFRPLGGIVWGPMGDRLGRKRVLALTILLMAGSTFCIALLPSYATIGVAAPIILVLLRIIQGFSSGGEYGGAATFMAEYAPDNRRGFFGSFLEFGTLAGMAAGSLFVLLLQLGLGEQTMTDWAWRIPFIFAGVLGVVGLYLRSRLDESPVYEELDDGGQDKSVKEVFATLFANYKKQLLVLGGMVVAVNVVNYTLLSYMPTYLQDPVGMSPNASLTVMFLAQAFMMILIPFGGMLSDKVGRKPVWYFSLISLFVAAIPMFMLMANGFVWALIGLAVLGILYIPQISTISATFPAMFPGPVRFAGFAISYNVSTALFGGTAPSISDGLIGATGNNIIPAYLVMAACAIGLIATIFMKETNGASLRGCGLPETGADVVLDEADLVDNAK